One genomic region from Procambarus clarkii isolate CNS0578487 chromosome 85, FALCON_Pclarkii_2.0, whole genome shotgun sequence encodes:
- the LOC123746727 gene encoding LOW QUALITY PROTEIN: protein amalgam (The sequence of the model RefSeq protein was modified relative to this genomic sequence to represent the inferred CDS: deleted 2 bases in 2 codons) translates to MAALITPNNSSEISQEWLEIILGDYESRTRPRSTVHVTSFKVNPGHSMGSFKGDLEYSAADYYYYQDSGVEPPAFSARPQTFTVEVGQSVIIPCDVETPSGRNRLIIKKVPANGGSEKLLSVGTDKVIPDPRMAVDGSRLTISHTRPRDAGTFICQFDLEPPLQLRHILDVQYAPSVRSLVPPEQRVAKGHSVTLECKAHGNPEPIIRWSRQEGPLPSGRPSQQGERLALEAVDRHMEGTYLCTADNGIGEPASAAMSVTVEYPPEVTAEQTIVRTGEGDKVELVCVVHGRPPPDVVWTHNGRPLPDTIMDTQLHLPQPEAHTRTTHHTHLSQTYFAHRHTLTIDPVTEEDVGTYVCIAENSQGQKTAHIQMTSLPKPPQVTSSPNGGESDKYTLTWETESYYPITEFIIRYRRTHLDTWQQRNPNLVMTDSWESVSRPVEEEVVTQDSHHSLAYTLDPLRVATDYVAIVRVRNKYGWSAESDSFFFSTRKTMAVQQSSSCSRSQVTAAFLVLILLPHLLAGI, encoded by the exons GGCACTCCATGGGCAGCTTCAAGGGGGACTTGGAGTACTCAGCCGCCGATTACTATTACTATCAGGACTCCGGTGTCGAACCCCCGGCCTTCTCAGCTCGGCCACAGACCTTCACTGTGGAGGTGGGGCAGTCTGTCATCATCCCCTGTGACGTAGAGACGCCAA GCGGGCGCAACAGGCTG ATCATCAAGAAAGTCCCAGCTAAC GGTGGCAGCGAGAAACTGCTATCAGTGGGCACCGATAAGGTGATTCCAGACCCCAGAATGGCTGTCGACGGCTCCAGACTCACCATCTCCCACACGCGACCCAGAGACGCCGGCACTTTCATCTGTCAGTTCGACCTGGAGCCGCCTCTTCAGCTGAGGCACATCCTGGATGTCCAGTACGCGCCCTCTGTCAGATCCCTGGTGCCGCCAGAGCAGAGGGTCGCTAAGGGCCACAGCGTCACCCTGGAATGCAAGGCGCATGGTAACCCTGAGCCTATTATCCGCTGGTCTCGTCAAGAAGGTCCTCTTCCCTCAGGGCGCCCTAGTCAACAG GGGGAGAGGCTGGCCCTGGAGGCGGTGGATCGTCACATGGAAGGAACTTACCTCTGTACCGCCGACAACGGCATCGGAGAACCCGCCTCCGCCGCCATGTCCGTCACTGTCGAGTACCCGCCAGAGGTCACTGCGGAACAG ACCATTGTGAGGACAGGAGAGGGGGACAAGGTggagctagtgtgtgtggtccaTGGCCGCCCACCGCCAGACGTGGTCTGGACCCACAATGGCCGCCCTCTACCAGACACCATCATGGACACCCAACTCCACCTACCGCAGCCGGAGGCCCACACccgcaccacccaccacacccacctcagCCAGACTTATTTCGCccaccgccacactctcactatcgACCCCGTCACGGAGGAAGACGTTGGGACATACGTGTGTATTGCTGAGAATTCTCAAGGGCAGAAAACCGCTCATATACAAATGACGA GTCTGCCCAAGCCTCCACAGGTCACTAGCAGCCCCAATGGAGGGGAAAGCGACAAGTACACACTGACCTGGGAGACCGAGAGCTACTATCCTATCACAGAGTTCATTATCAGATACCGCAGGACCCATCTAGATACGTGGCAG CAGAGAAACCCCAACCTTGTGATGACGGACTCGTGGGAGAGCGTGTCGCGTCCTGTCGAAGAGGAGGTCGTGACCCAGGACTCACATCATTCCCTGGCTTACACACTCGACCCTCTCCGGGTCGCTACGGACTACGTCGCCATCGTCAGGGTCAGGAACAAGTACGGCTGGTCGGCTGAGTCTGACAGCTTCTTCTTCTCCACCAGAAAAA CTATGGCGGTCCAGCAGTCCTCCAGCTGTTCAAGAAGTCAGGTTACAGCTGCATTCCTCGTGCTAATACTGCTCCCACACCTGTTGGCTGGCATATAG